In Lepus europaeus isolate LE1 chromosome 8, mLepTim1.pri, whole genome shotgun sequence, a single genomic region encodes these proteins:
- the LOC133765533 gene encoding cytochrome c oxidase subunit 7B, mitochondrial-like has protein sequence MFPVVRNALSRLQVRSIQQTTARQSHQKPTPDFHDKYGNIVLAGGATFCIAVWTYTATQIGIEWNLSHVGRVTPKEWRNQ, from the coding sequence ATGTTTCCTGTGGTCAGAAATGCGCTGAGTCGTCTCCAAGTTCGAAGCATTCAACAAACAACGGCAAGGCAGAGCCACCAGAAACCTACACCTGATTTTCATGACAAATATGGTAATATTGTATTAGCTGGTGGAGCCACGTTCTGTATTGCTGTATGGACATATACAGCAACACAAATTGGAATAGAATGGAACCTGTCCCATGTTGGCAGAGTCACCCCAAAGGAATGGAGAAATCAGTAA